Proteins from a single region of Perognathus longimembris pacificus isolate PPM17 chromosome 27, ASM2315922v1, whole genome shotgun sequence:
- the LOC125342747 gene encoding taste receptor type 2 member 125-like yields MGIGILSIFVVFSLEFVIGNVVDGFIALVNCVDLVKRRKISKVDQMLIALAISRICLLWSVVVNILFSFAYAGRLSIQLLRISNMFWVVANHFNLWLSTNLGLFYFLKIAHFSSSIFLYLKWRVRKVVSMTLLMSLVPLCSHVFAINTLLSVWTGACTRNMSYFYCAMNSTWFSRHLLLINSVFGLMPLAFSLAVFFLLILSLWKHQMQMQRAVWRARDASTTAHVKALQTGVAFLLLYIAFMLSLVMQLWFFDFVDKHLLVFLCLVTGITFPLGHSVVLVLGNSKLRRASGIMLWVLGRRCRGVESPRP; encoded by the coding sequence atggGCATCGGCATTCTCAGCATCTTTGTAGTCTTCAGTCTGGAGTTTGTCATTGGAAACGTGGTGGATGGATTCATAGCCCTGGTGAACTGCGTGGACCTGGTCAAGAGAAGGAAGATCTCCAAAGTTGATCAAATGCTGATTGCTCTGGCCATCTCCAGAATTTGTCTGCTCTGGTCGGTGGTGGtaaatattttgttctcttttgctTATGCTGGTAGATTGAGCATACAGTTATTAAGAATAAGTAACATGTTCTGGGTTGTGGCCAATCACTTTAACCTCTGGTTGTCTACAAACCTCGGCCTGTTCTACTTTCTCAAGATAGCCCATTTTTCCAGCTCCATTTTTCTTTACCTGAAGTGGAGAGTCAGGAAAGTGGTTTCAATGACATTGTTGATGTCTCTGGTCCCCTTGTGTTCCCATGTTTTTGCAATAAACACACTCTTAAGTGTCTGGACTGGTGCATGTACAAGGAACATGTCATACTTCTACTGTGCAATGAACTCCACATGGTTTTCCAGACATCTTCTGCTCATCAACTCTGTGTTTGGCTTGATGCCCTTGGCCTTCTCCTTGGCCGTGTTCTTCCTGCTGATCTTGTCCCTGTGGAAGCACCAGATGCAGATGCAGCGGGCGGTGTGGAGAGCAAGGGACGCCAGCACCACGGCGCACGTGAAGGCCCTGCAGACCGGCGTGGCCTTCCTCCTGCTGTACATCGCCTTCATGCTGTCTCTGGTCATGCAGCTTTGGTTCTTTGACTTTGTGGACAAGCATCTTCTCGTTTTCCTGTGTTTGGTGACTGGGATTACCTTTCCCTTGGGCCACTCTGTCGTCCTGGTTCTGGGGAACAGCAAGTTGCGCAGGGCCTCTGGCATCATGTTGTGGGTGCTGGGGCGCAGGTGCAGGGGTGTGGAGTCCCCACGTCCCTGA
- the LOC125342748 gene encoding taste receptor type 2 member 117-like has product MFLIILGLVFLVGNLGNGFIALVNGVDWVRRRKISFTDLILTTLAISRIGMLSSTFSSLLIGTLKPGLWNMEIISRTIILTWVVTNHFSIWLATSLSTFYFFKIANFSNSFFLYLKWRVQRVISLMILGSLVILCINGFLVNTAISEWIVESKRNASSISGSETSVPVFKRFFICIILFLCIPFAMSLIAFILLIFSLWTHYKKMQDCGRGLRDASTTAHVRALHTVIAFLILYSIFFFCLIILIWNYKFLETDRTIWPSEVAVIAFPSFHSYVLILGNSKLNWAFLDILQWLGFRPRDPGTPGPLR; this is encoded by the coding sequence ATGTTCCTGATCATTTTAGGTCTGGTGTTTCTTGTGGGAAATTTAGGAAATGGATTCATAGCCTTGGTGAATGGTGTGGACTGGGTCAGGAGGAGAAAGATCTCTTTCACTGATCTCATTCTCACTACCCTGGCAATTTCCAGAATTGGGATGCTTTCCTCCACATTCTCGAGTTTGCTGATAGGAACCCTAAAGCCGGGGTTGTGGAACATGGAGATAATATCAAGGACAATCATTTTAACGTGGGTTGTGACCAATCATTTCAGCATCTGGCTTGCCACGAGCCTCAgcaccttttattttttcaagataGCCAACTTCTCCAACTCCTTTTTCCTTTATCTAAAGTGGAGAGTTCAAAGAGTGATTTCCTTGATGATTCTGGGCTCTCTCGTCATCTTGTGCATCAATGGTTTTCTGGTGAACACAGCTATCAGCGAGTGGATTGTTGAGTCCAAAAGAAACGCATCTTCTATTTCCGGTTCAGAGACTTCAGTACCGGTTTTCAAACGTTTTTTTATCTGCATCATCCTTTTCCTTTGTATACCATTTGCCATGTCCTTAATAGCCTTCATCCTGCTAATCTTCTCTCTGTGGACACACTATAAGAAGATGCAGGACTGTGGCCGGGGTCTCCGAGATGCCAGCACCACGGCCCATGTAAGAGCCTTGCACACAGTGATTGCCTTCCTCATTCTGtatagcatttttttcttctgtctcatcATACTGATTTGGAACTATAAATTTCTGGAAACAGATCGTACCATTTGGCCATCTGAAGTGGCTGTCATTGCCTTTCCTTCATTCCATTCCTATGTCTTAATCTTGGGGAACAGCAAACTGAACTGGGCCTTCTTGGATATACTTCAGTGGCTTGGGTTCAGGCCCAGAGACCCAGGTACCCCCGGACCACTGAGATGA
- the LOC125342750 gene encoding taste receptor type 2 member 14-like: MVDIFGSLVFLVGNLGNGFLALVNGVDCVRRRKISFTDLILPTLGICRPTSPTPFSFLKWRVRRVISLMILGSLVILCINGFLVNTAINLAISLIGFVLLIFSLWTQCKKMQYCGQGLRDASTTAHVRVLDTVIAFHFLYSIFFVCLILRIWSHKFLETDHTIWLSEVAVIAFPSFHCYVLILGNSKLNWAFLDILQWLGFRARDPGTPGPLR, from the exons ATGGTGGACATATTTGGAA GTCTGGTGTTCCTTGTGGGAAATTTAGGAAATGGATTCCTAGCCTTGGTGAATGGTGTGGATTGCGTCAGGAGGAGAAAGATCTCTTTCACTGATCTCATTCTCCCTACCCTGGGAATCTGTAGA CCAACTTCTCcaactcctttttcctttctaaagtGGAGAGTTCGAAGAGTGATTTCCTTGATGATTCTGGGCTCTCTCGTCATCTTGTGCATCAATGGTTTTCTGGTGAACACAGCTATCAACC tcGCCATATCCTTAATAGGCTTTGTCCTGCTTATCTTCTCTCTGTGGACACAATGTAAGAAGATGCAGTACTGTGGCCAGGGTCTCCGAGATGCCAGCACCACCGCCCACGTGAGGGTCTTGGACACAGTGATTGccttccattttctgtatagcaTTTTTTTCGTCTGTCTCATCCTACGGATTTGGAGCCATAAATTTCTGGAAACGGATCATACCATTTGGCTGTCTGAGGTGGCTGTAATTGCCTTTCCTTCATTCCATTGCTATGTCTTAATCTTGGGGAACAGCAAACTGAACTGGGCCTTCTTGGACATACTTCAGTGGCTTGGGTTCAGGGCCAGAGACCCAGGTACCCCAGGACCACTGAGATGA